The sequence below is a genomic window from Dictyostelium discoideum AX4 chromosome 5 chromosome, whole genome shotgun sequence.
ATGTGGATAAATTGAGTAGGTGAATTTATGAGAACCCATATCACAAGTATCATCGGGTGATTTTGGTGATCTTAGTAATGATAAACCAATACGACCACCTAATGTTGAGTAACCATATTTACAATCGTTCAATAATGCCATACCAAAATCATATTCACTAAGATCGGCCCATTTATGTCCGACAACTTCAAATCTTGCGAAATCCCAACTTGTGTTATAATGAGTTGGACGTTCGATATGACCAAATTGAATTTCATAATTTGCATTCTTTGCTCTAATATTGGTATCGAAATCGACTCTCAATAGTTTATGAGCTTCATTCCAATTGACATTGGTTTCGAAATCAACACGAGCACTATTGAAATGAACGATGATGGTTTGGTTAACTGAGCCATTACCACTTGGCAATCCTTTTGAATCATAGTGAACTTGAACCACACAACGAAGTGGACcattttcaatgattttacAAGTTCCCTCCAATATTGACAATGGTTTCTCCAATGAGAAAATCTCTTGATCCCAAGCATCCCAAAATAGACAAGTATCATCGAAAATTATTAATCTATTACCCAATGAACCATCTTGTTTAATCACTTCTCTATTTGctgatttttcaattaaacttttaattcTACCATTGGAACCAATAACAATTGAAATGAAttgattatcaattaaaatatcaccACTAGCATCATTCTTTTCAATTGCAGTACAAGGATAACCTGGTTTTCTATTGATAGTTCTATTATCACCACTTGTTGAGATATTAATTGCAGAGAAACCATTTGGTGGTAAACTTACAGTACCCAATGGTAAACCATTATAAGATGTTTGAATTGCATTGATATATTGAGCTTGaatatctttatttgattttggaaTTTCAATTACTCTactaatttcaaaatcatttgcATTGAATGCTAATACAAATTCAGAATTTTTTGTACATTCAGTAGtagaggtggtggtggtgctgGTGGTAGTGGAAGTAGTTGGTAAATTATCGATTTTCAATAGAGTACCAGTTATATGATTCATAGATTGtgtgataatatttttacattCAACTAAAACTTGTTGatgaatttttaagatatcTTCATAGCAAACTTGAATTGATGAACCTGGTAATGCATCATGGAATTGACAAAGTAAAACTTGTTGCCAAAGTTTTGAGAGATTTGGTGATTTAAAACCTTCTACGAATAATTCACAATAGGAAGTTAACATTTCAGTGGCATGCAATTCAATTTCACATAATCTATTACCTCTTTTTGTAGTGGCTTGTGATGTATAGGTACCACGGtgtaattcaaaataaagtTCACCAACccatttatttaattttgaacgATGTGGTTCCAATTGTTTGAAGAATTGAGCTGGtgttgaaaattcaatttttggtATACCAGCAGTATCTTTTAGTATGGTTAAACGTTCAATCATTGGAATGGTTGGACCACCACCACCGTCACCATTGCCATAGAGTAACATTGATTCATTGCAACGGTCGATATCCTTATTGTTGCTACTTGACATTACAATTTCCTTTACATCGGCTTGTGAATTATAAGTATCAGCAGGTGGGAAATGAGTTAACACACTTGATCCGTCAATTCCTTCCCAAATGAATGTACTATGTGggaatttatttaaattattccaAGACAATTTTTGAgtgataaaattttcaataccCATATGACGAATAACTTGTGGCAATTGAGCAGAGTAACCAAATGTATCTGGTAAAAAGAATTCTGTGCATTTTTTACCAAATTCCTTTTCAAAGAATCTTTGGCCGTATAGGAACTGACGGATGAATGATTCACCAGATGGGAGATTACCATCCATTTCGACCCATGTACCACCGGTGGGGATGAATTGGCCAGTGACTACTTTCTCTTTGATTCTTTCATAAAGTTCTGGATAGTTCTCTTTGGTCCATTGGTAAGCTTGTGCTTGAGATTGggtgaatttaaattgtgGGTAGTAATCCATGTAGAGGATTTGTGTGGAGAATGATCTTGCACATTTCTCTTTGGTCTTTTCAAAACTCCATAACCAGCATAAATCAATATGGCAATGTCCAACTGCCCATACTCTAGTTTGTGATTCTGAATTATGTTGTGAAAAAAACTCTTTCTTTGCCAATTCAATacattttgaaaatgttcTTGAATCATTTACATTACATTGGTTAATGATATCATTGGCCACCCAAATTGCTTGTTTCTTTCTTAATGATTCCTTTGGGAAATTCTTACCAACATCATATAACATTTGAAGATACATATACAATTCATTGGCTTCTTTATTCTTTACTCTAATCTCTGCTTTAGTCAATTCAAATGTTCTATCTGGATCACATGGATTAATTAATCCATCCTTACCAACTCCAAACATACCATTAcatgaaatttcaatataaaattcaaaatgttCTCCAccttttgaattttcaattaatttatattcttCTCTTAAATCTTGCCATGTTCCACCAATTaaaccttttaaaaaaaaaaaaaaaaaaattaatataagtttttgggaaaaaaaataaaaaaaaaattaatttacctTGAATTGCAATACCATTCATCCAAATTAAACCTTCACAAGATGAATTCCAAATGAAATGAATAGTTTTATCTTTCCAATCAGTTGGTACGTCAATTGTAACTTTAAACCAATAATTTGTCCATGATGGTCCAAATGATTCTCCAATCTTTGTATCTTTATATTCAAGTTGAATTgcatctttaaatttaaaaaaaataataaataataaataataaataataaataataaataataaataataataaataataataataataataataataataataataataataataataataataataataataataataataataataaaatataaatatttttttttttttttttttttttttttttttttttttttttatttacataaatttaaaaaaaaaaaatataataaaaaaaacatacctTTATAAGAAATTCCTTCAACTTTTGGAGATACTTTAACTTTTACAGCTTCtgatgattttaaagaaattaattttccaTAAAGGTTTTCTCTTACGAAATAGGTATCACTAAgaaatttttcaattctttCAATTGTAACATCTTGATGTTTTAACATTACATTACCAGATGtcatttttgtttattattgtttttattttactaaaatagaaaaataaaaaaataaataaatattattattataaattttattaaaatagaaaaataaaaataaaaaataaaaataataaacaatagatttataaaaataaaaaaaaaaaaaataaaaatattgaaccaaaaaaaaaaaaaaaaaaaaaacaatgtgtgttgtttttttttttcaattattaatttcaagaaaaaaaaaaaaagaaaaaaaaaattaaaaaaattaattttaaaaaatctttggTGATCATCAAAAATTATGTTGACCCTTTGTTTTCtccatttttcaaaaaaagaaaaatgaaaaaatgaaaaaaaaataaataaataaaataataacaataataataataatagataataaagtttaaataataattggtataaacaaatatttatatatttatttatttatttcatttttttattttttttatttcattttaattctttgttgaaattgaaattaaaattaaaattaaaatttaaaattttataattccaTTAAAAGACCTAcctaaataaaataaaaaaaataaaataaaaaaaataaaaaatagtaaattcccccaaattttaaaatcaaattaatatatatttaatctAATCtcatgatttttattttctatttttatttttaattatataattatttaattaaccAAATTtagtgataaaaaaaaaaaaacaaaactaatttgccataaaaaaaataaaaaataataaaacaaagtaaaaaaaaaaaaaaaaaaaaaaaaaaaaaaaaaaaactaaaaacgaaaaaaaaaaaaattaaaaataaaaaaaaaaaaattaaaattaattttttttttttttatcaattctTTCGTTTTTTTCCAAACAATTCTCCAAAACTAAACTATAGTGTTTGTGTGTgtatatacaaataaaatcataaaaaaatatcaaaatatcaaaataaataaataaataaacacactataatattattgtatatatatatataaaataaaatgacagAAGTTATTGAAACCAAAGAAGTTGAGAATATTATCTCTgaacaatcattaaaaacAGAATCAGTTAAAGTTAGTAATAAAAGATCAagagatgatgaagaaatgAAAGATTCAGAGGGTGGTGTTAAAAAAACATCTTTCCCACAAATTAGTGTTGAAGATACtgtaaattatcaatttataattatcatttatttttttttattttttttatttttttattttttttaaatcaaccaATCACCATCATAAATATATaactaatattaatattaacatatataaaattgaattattatagGAAGAAGAACAAATTAGAAAAGTTACTATACCATTTAATAGAATTGCACCATTAAAAGCCAACTGGCAACAAATTTATGAACCAATCGTTACACATcttaaattacaaattagAATGAAtacaaaaacaagaaaagTTGAATTAAAAACCTCAAAATCTACTAAAGAAACATCTGCCCTTCAAAAAGCAGCTGATTTTGTACATGCTTTTTCTCTTGGTTTTGAAGTTAATGTAtgggaataaaaaaataaaaaaaaaaaaaaaaaaaaaaaaaaaaatcatcatcatttatttAGGAATTTAAATACTAATCCATCattcattttcattcattcattattATAGGATGCAGTAGCAATATTAAGATTAGACGATTTATATATAGATTCATTTGATGTTGAAGatgttaaaatattaaaaggaGATAATTTATCTCGTGCTATTGGTCGTGTAGCTGGTAAAGATGGTAAAACTAAATTcacaattgaaaatgttacAAAAACTAGAATAGTTTTAGCTGATAAGTATGTACTATAATGAAACTAAGTTTCacttgaattatttattgttttagaCATTAATATGAATcacaatattaatataaaaccattatcatcatcatcatcatcatcatcatcatcatcatcatcattattattattattattgttattattattatagacGTATTCATATTTTAGGATCATATTCCAACATTAGAGTTGCAAAAGATGCAATTTGTGACTTAATTATTGGTTCACCACCAGGTAAAGTTTACGCAAAATTAAGAACAGTTTCAAGTAGAATTGCAGAACGTTTCTAAATtgcaagaaaaaaaaataaaaaaaaaaagaacaaaaaaaaattaaaaaataaaaaaaagaaaaaaaattttaaaaaaaaaaaaaagatttctgtatgttttattattattattatttaattactATTTCTAAGGTTGAATTGTTATTACTTTTTGGATTTGGTTCTGAATGATAATGTAatctaatttttaatatctcttAAATTGGCAGCTTCAACTTTTTTTGCGATTGCTTTTGCAATAGTTTCATCGAAATggatatcttttaattttaaatattcaattgttACGCCATATTTATTTAGAGcttcttttaattcatcaTGGATTTGATTTGAGATTTTATCGCGGTTATGTAAAACTTGATCCAAGGTATTGTGAGATAATATTTCACAAACTTTAATTTGTGCCATTTCATTAACAAGTAATATACAATCATTGGCTTTGGTAACTGCTAATTTCGGGTCATGGATTCTGAAAACTACAAGTGCATCAActgttaaattaatattatcctTGGAAATGATCTTTTGTTTGTCTAATGTATATGTGAAAGTTCtaatatcaacaatatcaCATTTTTGAATGAATGGAATAACTATATGAAATCCTGCTTCTTTCACTGTATGaaattttccaaaattaaatacaaCACCACGTtcatattgatttaaaattttaaaaaatcctctcttattaaatctttgagtttgttttgtaaatttaattgctgttgttgataattttttaattgaattca
It includes:
- the pno1 gene encoding RNA-binding protein PNO1, with the protein product MTEVIETKEVENIISEQSLKTESVKVSNKRSRDDEEMKDSEGGVKKTSFPQISVEDTEEEQIRKVTIPFNRIAPLKANWQQIYEPIVTHLKLQIRMNTKTRKVELKTSKSTKETSALQKAADFVHAFSLGFEVNDAVAILRLDDLYIDSFDVEDVKILKGDNLSRAIGRVAGKDGKTKFTIENVTKTRIVLADKRIHILGSYSNIRVAKDAICDLIIGSPPGKVYAKLRTVSSRIAERF
- a CDS encoding hypothetical protein (Bll4951 protein), translated to MNSIKKLSTTAIKFTKQTQRFNKRGFFKILNQYERGVVFNFGKFHTVKEAGFHIVIPFIQKCDIVDIRTFTYTLDKQKIISKDNINLTVDALVVFRIHDPKLAVTKANDCILLVNEMAQIKVCEILSHNTLDQVLHNRDKISNQIHDELKEALNKYGVTIEYLKLKDIHFDETIAKAIAKKVEAANLRDIKN
- the manG gene encoding hypothetical protein, producing MTSGNVMLKHQDVTIERIEKFLSDTYFVRENLYGKLISLKSSEAVKVKVSPKVEGISYKDAIQLEYKDTKIGESFGPSWTNYWFKVTIDVPTDWKDKTIHFIWNSSCEGLIWMNGIAIQGLIGGTWQDLREEYKLIENSKGGEHFEFYIEISCNGMFGVGKDGLINPCDPDRTFELTKAEIRVKNKEANELYMYLQMLYDVGKNFPKESLRKKQAIWVANDIINQCNVNDSRTFSKCIELAKKEFFSQHNSESQTRVWAVGHCHIDLCWLWSFEKTKEKCARSFSTQILYMDYYPQFKFTQSQAQAYQWTKENYPELYERIKEKVVTGQFIPTGGTWVEMDGNLPSGESFIRQFLYGQRFFEKEFGKKCTEFFLPDTFGYSAQLPQVIRHMGIENFITQKLSWNNLNKFPHSTFIWEGIDGSSVLTHFPPADTYNSQADVKEIVMSSSNNKDIDRCNESMLLYGNGDGGGGPTIPMIERLTILKDTAGIPKIEFSTPAQFFKQLEPHRSKLNKWVGELYFELHRGTYTSQATTKRGNRLCEIELHATEMLTSYCELFVEGFKSPNLSKLWQQVLLCQFHDALPGSSIQVCYEDILKIHQQVLVECKNIITQSMNHITGTLLKIDNLPTTSTTTSTTTTSTTECTKNSEFVLAFNANDFEISRVIEIPKSNKDIQAQYINAIQTSYNGLPLGTVSLPPNGFSAINISTSGDNRTINRKPGYPCTAIEKNDASGDILIDNQFISIVIGSNGRIKSLIEKSANREVIKQDGSLGNRLIIFDDTCLFWDAWDQEIFSLEKPLSILEGTCKIIENGPLRCVVQVHYDSKGLPSGNGSVNQTIIVHFNSARVDFETNVNWNEAHKLLRVDFDTNIRAKNANYEIQFGHIERPTHYNTSWDFARFEVVGHKWADLSEYDFGMALLNDCKYGYSTLGGRIGLSLLRSPKSPDDTCDMGSHKFTYSIYPHRGSLQSASVIKEGYSLNNNFYISETPFSLASTTHIDKTFISTNKEAIIVDTIKKAEDGTSFVVRVYESFGGATTFNFTSSILPIPFKSIIECNGLEEVNQSSKSYKFNDTIKINPFEIKTFRFISN